In the Patescibacteria group bacterium genome, one interval contains:
- a CDS encoding DUF5667 domain-containing protein: MKNIIKQLKKLQDIQPDQNWQKSLRNDIIMQAKDLEPQEQGFFFFNWTREVFRDWEVLPHLVRVTASVMAILIVVLSGSVFTVSASKDSLPGDTFYSVKLASEKIQLSLAQEEDKIELGLKFAGRRLDEANQLLTKDPNRVSESLSAFEKNIQDAKLSLEKAHQVANQTQDKVKIVEVAKMASQEVENYEKTLNKFLVEDETVSVAMNDEINQKIVSSLDSTSQVNLKSLEILIANIDENKLNGDKQQILDKISQELVKLEAKNLDEKLNVLDVQQDLNTAKELIAEENLAGALEKVQQTKIKIDQATTGIDSVVGDGQQIEEPIIEKPIIVQPKPVDIEEIKIDSDEVLGGIKKE, translated from the coding sequence ATGAAGAACATAATTAAACAATTGAAAAAACTCCAAGACATTCAACCTGATCAAAATTGGCAAAAATCTTTACGTAATGATATAATTATGCAAGCTAAAGATTTGGAACCACAAGAGCAGGGCTTTTTCTTTTTCAATTGGACTAGAGAAGTTTTTAGAGATTGGGAAGTCTTACCACATTTAGTTAGAGTGACCGCCAGCGTTATGGCGATTTTAATTGTAGTTTTGAGTGGTTCGGTTTTTACAGTGAGTGCCTCAAAAGATTCTTTGCCGGGTGATACTTTTTATTCGGTTAAATTAGCTTCAGAAAAAATTCAATTATCTCTAGCTCAGGAAGAAGATAAAATCGAATTAGGTTTAAAATTCGCTGGCCGAAGATTAGATGAAGCCAATCAATTATTAACCAAAGATCCGAATCGAGTTTCTGAGTCTTTATCAGCTTTTGAAAAAAATATTCAAGACGCCAAATTGAGTTTAGAAAAAGCTCATCAAGTCGCCAACCAAACACAAGATAAGGTTAAAATTGTAGAAGTGGCTAAGATGGCTAGTCAAGAAGTTGAAAATTATGAAAAAACTTTAAACAAATTTTTGGTTGAAGATGAGACGGTGAGTGTGGCTATGAACGACGAAATCAATCAAAAAATTGTCAGTTCGTTGGATTCAACTAGTCAGGTGAATTTAAAATCTTTAGAAATTTTAATTGCGAATATTGATGAAAATAAATTAAATGGTGATAAGCAACAAATTTTAGATAAAATTAGTCAAGAATTAGTTAAGCTTGAAGCTAAGAATTTAGATGAAAAATTAAACGTCTTAGACGTGCAACAAGATTTAAATACAGCCAAAGAATTAATCGCTGAAGAAAATTTAGCTGGAGCTTTAGAAAAAGTTCAGCAAACCAAAATTAAAATAGACCAAGCGACAACTGGTATTGATTCGGTTGTTGGCGATGGTCAACAAATAGAAGAACCGATCATTGAAAAACCAATTATAGTTCAACCCAAGCCAGTCGATATTGAAGAGATTAAAATCGACTCAGATGAGGTTTTGGGTGGAATTAAAAAAGAATAA
- a CDS encoding glycosyltransferase family 2 protein yields the protein MEQIQSKIVVVIPAYNEAPVIQKTLNEVLKFISAKDILVIDDGSSDQTAELVQALGVKVVRHVINLGCGGAIKTGLDYAVKKMQADIVVTFDADGQHDASQIQSIIEPISNHQADLVIGSRFISENLDMPWYRVLANKIANLITFILFGAKITDSQSGLRAFSRESLQKLKLESNTFEFSSEIIIEARRNKLKIIEKPINVRYTDYSLSKGQGFFRAGPKTLYKLILKRILD from the coding sequence ATGGAGCAGATTCAGTCTAAAATTGTCGTAGTTATACCAGCTTATAACGAAGCTCCGGTAATTCAAAAGACTTTGAACGAAGTTTTAAAATTTATATCAGCTAAAGATATTTTAGTGATAGATGATGGTTCAAGCGATCAAACAGCAGAATTAGTTCAGGCTTTAGGAGTTAAAGTTGTTCGGCATGTAATTAATTTAGGTTGTGGCGGAGCGATCAAAACGGGATTAGATTATGCGGTTAAAAAAATGCAAGCTGATATTGTAGTGACTTTTGATGCTGATGGTCAGCATGACGCTAGTCAAATTCAATCGATCATAGAGCCTATTTCGAACCATCAAGCTGATTTAGTGATTGGTTCGCGTTTTATCTCTGAAAATTTAGATATGCCTTGGTATAGAGTATTAGCTAATAAAATAGCTAATTTGATTACCTTTATTTTATTCGGAGCTAAAATTACTGATTCGCAATCTGGCTTAAGGGCTTTTTCAAGAGAGAGTTTACAAAAGTTAAAATTAGAATCAAACACCTTTGAATTTTCTTCAGAAATTATAATTGAAGCTAGAAGAAATAAATTAAAAATTATTGAGAAGCCAATTAACGTTAGATATACGGATTATTCATTATCAAAAGGCCAAGGTTTTTTTCGCGCTGGACCTAAGACATTATATAAATTAATTTTGAAGCGTATTTTAGATTAA
- a CDS encoding GDP-mannose 4,6-dehydratase, with the protein MPQVEYLSGKKNVLVTGGAGFIGSHLCDELVKSSNVICVDNYLTGSESNIDHLLQLPNFEFIRHDLIEPLDLSQSREAQKFKVEFQGLQEIYHLACPTSPKEYTKYPIETLLANAYATKNVLDIAKTYQTTFLLGSSSSIYGETSDENNLKMSEDYWGFINNLDDKSCYDEGKRFAESLTYHYGKQYNLKVKIARIWNTYGPRMKMFDGRMIPDLISQAISNQDLKIYGDVSKINSFCYISDLIVGLIKFMENSYMGVLNLGNPEGHKLQEVAQKIIELIGAQAKLQIDKSAEFNYSIKQSLPDITKAKGKINWVPVVALADGLQETIKSMKLNQFKAPSFNELTGVGVEEKSINDDTSNNE; encoded by the coding sequence ATGCCTCAAGTTGAATATTTATCAGGTAAAAAAAATGTTTTAGTTACCGGTGGTGCTGGTTTTATTGGTTCGCATTTGTGCGACGAATTAGTAAAATCTAGTAATGTGATTTGTGTGGACAATTATTTGACCGGTAGTGAATCCAATATTGACCACCTTTTACAATTGCCTAATTTTGAATTTATTCGACACGACTTAATCGAGCCTTTGGATTTAAGCCAAAGTCGGGAAGCTCAAAAATTCAAAGTAGAATTTCAGGGTTTGCAGGAAATTTATCATTTAGCTTGTCCAACTTCACCCAAAGAATACACTAAATATCCCATTGAAACTTTATTGGCCAATGCTTATGCGACTAAAAATGTTTTAGATATAGCCAAAACATACCAAACTACATTTTTATTGGGTTCAAGCTCGAGTATTTATGGTGAAACTAGTGATGAAAATAATTTAAAAATGAGCGAAGATTATTGGGGCTTTATTAATAATTTAGATGATAAAAGTTGTTATGACGAAGGTAAGCGTTTTGCTGAAAGTTTAACCTATCATTATGGTAAGCAATATAATTTAAAAGTAAAAATTGCTCGCATTTGGAATACTTATGGTCCGCGGATGAAAATGTTTGATGGTCGCATGATTCCAGATTTAATTAGCCAAGCTATTTCCAATCAAGATCTAAAAATTTATGGTGATGTCTCTAAAATTAATTCTTTTTGTTATATCAGCGATTTGATTGTCGGTTTAATTAAATTTATGGAAAATAGCTACATGGGCGTTTTGAATTTAGGCAACCCAGAGGGACATAAATTACAAGAGGTAGCACAAAAAATTATTGAATTAATTGGTGCACAAGCAAAATTACAAATTGATAAATCAGCAGAATTTAATTACTCAATTAAACAGAGTTTGCCTGATATTACTAAAGCCAAAGGAAAAATTAATTGGGTACCAGTGGTGGCTCTGGCCGATGGATTACAAGAAACTATTAAGTCAATGAAGTTGAATCAATTTAAAGCACCGTCATTTAACGAATTGACTGGCGTTGGAGTTGAAGAAAAATCAATAAACGACGATACGTCTAATAATGAATAA
- a CDS encoding GIY-YIG nuclease family protein: protein MFFTNKYYVYILASQRNGTLYVGVTSEIKKRVYQHKQGVVDSFTKRYKINRLVYYEEYNDINLALEREKQLKKWFRSWKIRLIEEFNSHWRDLYDDLL from the coding sequence ATGTTTTTCACAAACAAGTATTATGTATATATACTAGCTAGTCAACGCAATGGTACTTTATATGTAGGAGTAACTTCAGAGATTAAGAAAAGAGTTTATCAGCACAAACAGGGCGTAGTAGATAGCTTTACTAAAAGATACAAAATCAATAGATTAGTTTATTATGAAGAATATAATGATATTAATTTAGCTTTAGAACGCGAAAAACAACTTAAAAAGTGGTTTAGATCCTGGAAGATTAGATTAATTGAAGAATTTAATTCACACTGGAGAGATTTATACGATGATTTACTTTAA
- a CDS encoding DUF2304 domain-containing protein, producing the protein MLIQIPLIIFVVAVIFLIILKFKKGDLSWRELITWLALWILVGLAVLWPHKTDEIAHFLGVERGANLLIYLSVLALFYLMFKILVKIEKIERRIAQIVRHISLKDDDQI; encoded by the coding sequence ATGTTAATCCAAATTCCTTTAATAATTTTTGTAGTCGCAGTTATTTTTTTAATTATCCTTAAATTCAAAAAAGGCGATTTAAGTTGGCGCGAATTAATCACTTGGTTGGCGTTATGGATTTTGGTGGGTTTGGCCGTTTTATGGCCACATAAAACTGATGAAATTGCCCATTTTTTGGGCGTAGAAAGAGGCGCTAATTTATTAATTTATCTTTCAGTTTTGGCGTTGTTTTATCTAATGTTTAAAATTTTAGTTAAGATTGAAAAAATCGAAAGACGCATCGCTCAGATTGTTAGACATATTAGTTTGAAAGACGACGATCAAATTTAA
- the polX gene encoding DNA polymerase/3'-5' exonuclease PolX, translated as MKNSEVAEIFYQLADILEILNDNQFKIKAYRRAAQIIESLSQDIQDLYKKNELQKIAGIGRAVNDKTGEIIQTGTCQELKKLIKKVPRGVVELLQLEGLGPKTVSFLYNNFKIKNIQDLKKFIQKKGLRDLKGFGQKTEENILKAIDFYQHHQQSFLLGEAFYIAQDIKNQLAQMSEVDQVEIAGSLRRMKEVVGDLDILITSRQSERVMEKFVKLSQVKQIRAQGKTKTSVVLKNGLEVDLRVVKPENFGAALHYFTGSKNHNIHVRKLAISHKLKINEYGVFKKSNHKFNLLTSRTEKSVYGEVGLKWIAPELREDRGEVEASLRNKLPKIIELKDIQGDLHCHTNWSDGEMSLQELAEAGIKRGYQYIGVSDHASGIGITHGLNDKRLLKQIQVIRKLNQKFKNKITILAGTEVDILSSGELYIKNEVLKKLDYVIAGVHQGFKMPREKMTQRILTALANPYVKILAHPTGRLINKREGYEVDLNQILAFCAKNDKILELNSHFMRLDLNDINCRRAKEMGAKIIINTDAHSEEGLDLIHFGVATARRGWLEKPDVVNTWSLKKLRIFLKK; from the coding sequence ATGAAAAATAGTGAAGTTGCTGAAATCTTTTATCAATTGGCAGATATTTTAGAAATTTTAAACGACAATCAATTTAAGATTAAAGCTTATCGTCGGGCGGCTCAAATTATTGAATCTTTATCTCAAGATATCCAAGATTTATATAAAAAAAACGAACTCCAAAAAATTGCCGGAATAGGCAGGGCAGTTAATGACAAAACAGGAGAAATTATTCAAACTGGCACTTGTCAAGAATTAAAAAAATTAATTAAAAAAGTTCCGCGTGGCGTAGTGGAATTATTACAACTTGAAGGTTTGGGGCCTAAGACGGTCTCTTTTTTATATAACAATTTTAAAATTAAAAATATTCAAGATTTAAAAAAGTTTATTCAGAAAAAAGGCTTAAGAGATTTGAAAGGCTTTGGTCAAAAAACAGAAGAGAATATTTTAAAAGCCATTGATTTTTATCAACACCATCAGCAAAGCTTTTTATTGGGCGAAGCTTTTTATATTGCCCAAGACATTAAAAATCAGCTAGCGCAGATGTCAGAAGTTGATCAAGTTGAAATTGCCGGTAGTTTACGTCGGATGAAAGAGGTGGTGGGTGATTTAGATATTTTAATCACTTCACGTCAGTCGGAAAGAGTGATGGAAAAATTTGTTAAATTATCTCAAGTTAAGCAGATTCGAGCGCAGGGAAAGACTAAAACGAGCGTGGTTTTAAAAAACGGTTTAGAAGTTGATTTACGAGTGGTCAAGCCAGAAAATTTTGGTGCAGCCCTTCATTATTTTACCGGCTCTAAAAATCACAATATTCATGTGCGCAAATTAGCGATAAGTCATAAATTAAAAATTAACGAATATGGTGTTTTTAAAAAATCTAATCATAAATTTAATTTATTAACCAGTCGGACAGAAAAAAGTGTTTATGGCGAAGTTGGTTTAAAGTGGATAGCTCCCGAATTGCGTGAAGATAGGGGAGAAGTTGAAGCCAGTTTAAGAAATAAATTACCCAAAATTATAGAATTAAAAGATATTCAAGGTGATTTACATTGTCATACTAATTGGAGCGATGGTGAAATGAGTTTACAAGAGTTAGCTGAAGCTGGGATTAAGCGTGGTTATCAATATATTGGCGTAAGTGATCATGCTTCGGGCATTGGCATTACTCATGGATTAAATGACAAACGTTTATTAAAACAAATTCAGGTAATTCGAAAATTAAACCAAAAGTTTAAAAATAAAATTACTATTTTAGCTGGGACAGAAGTAGATATTTTAAGTTCGGGCGAATTGTATATTAAAAATGAAGTTTTGAAAAAATTAGATTATGTTATCGCTGGAGTTCATCAGGGGTTTAAAATGCCTAGAGAAAAAATGACTCAACGTATTTTGACAGCCTTAGCCAATCCGTACGTTAAAATATTGGCTCATCCGACTGGCAGATTAATTAATAAACGTGAAGGTTATGAGGTTGATTTAAATCAGATCTTGGCTTTTTGTGCTAAAAATGATAAGATTTTAGAGTTGAATAGCCATTTTATGCGCTTGGACTTGAATGATATAAATTGTCGGCGGGCTAAAGAAATGGGAGCTAAAATTATAATTAATACTGATGCGCATTCTGAAGAGGGATTAGATTTAATCCATTTTGGAGTCGCCACGGCGCGCCGGGGTTGGTTAGAAAAGCCAGACGTGGTGAATACTTGGTCGTTGAAAAAATTGAGAATTTTTTTGAAAAAATAA
- a CDS encoding NAD(P)-dependent oxidoreductase, which produces MLYNQKNILITGGGGFVGKNLVRILLNQQVKPYNITVIDKDENGIKHCQNLGVKAVLADLAEMGEWQAEFNDKNIIVDLHAQISAEETEPFVRNNVIATQNIVKVAQEKNIPEIIHFSSAAVLSSRQDDYARTKKQGEEIVKNSGLKYVVIQPSLMYGLLDNKNVGWLIDFARKTPIFPIPGKGKFPRQPIYVDDMCCLISKFIYDFPDENRVYSINGYKILEFNQIIKPVLKMMKGRHTTIHIPVPIFLFLVKIYGLILKSPFTPDQIKSLVNGDVFPEYPWWNDFKIQMTPYEEGVRRMLEKRGLLKNK; this is translated from the coding sequence ATGCTATATAACCAAAAAAATATTTTAATTACCGGTGGTGGCGGTTTTGTCGGTAAAAATTTGGTCAGAATTTTATTAAATCAACAAGTAAAACCTTACAATATTACGGTAATTGACAAAGACGAAAATGGCATTAAACATTGCCAAAATTTAGGCGTTAAGGCCGTTTTGGCTGATTTAGCTGAGATGGGCGAATGGCAAGCAGAATTTAATGATAAAAATATTATAGTTGATTTACATGCTCAAATTTCAGCTGAGGAAACGGAACCTTTTGTGCGTAATAATGTGATAGCCACTCAAAATATAGTTAAAGTTGCTCAAGAAAAAAATATTCCAGAAATTATTCATTTTAGTTCTGCTGCAGTTTTGTCTTCGCGTCAGGATGACTATGCCAGAACTAAAAAACAAGGCGAAGAGATAGTTAAAAATAGTGGTTTAAAATATGTAGTTATTCAACCATCATTAATGTATGGTTTATTAGATAATAAAAATGTCGGTTGGTTAATTGATTTTGCACGCAAGACACCTATTTTTCCAATTCCAGGCAAGGGTAAGTTTCCACGTCAGCCAATTTATGTGGATGATATGTGTTGTTTAATTTCAAAATTTATTTATGATTTTCCAGACGAAAACCGAGTCTATAGTATTAATGGTTATAAAATTTTAGAGTTTAATCAAATTATTAAACCGGTTCTAAAAATGATGAAAGGTCGGCATACAACGATCCATATTCCTGTGCCGATTTTTCTTTTTTTGGTTAAAATTTATGGTTTAATTCTAAAATCGCCCTTTACGCCAGACCAAATCAAATCTTTAGTTAATGGTGATGTTTTTCCTGAATATCCTTGGTGGAATGATTTTAAAATTCAAATGACACCATATGAAGAAGGTGTTAGGCGAATGTTAGAAAAAAGAGGTTTATTGAAGAATAAATAA
- a CDS encoding S8 family peptidase produces the protein MKIFKFKKTFLAILMLILISGFFNINFSQAFLPNDPYYLNEQWQLAKIRVSQAWDLTQGSDKVVVALIDSGVDIDHEDLKNNIWTNSKEIAGNYKDDDNNGFVDDVNGWDFVNNNNDPRPKIGGLYNEGGVNHGTVVAGVIAAETNNSLGLAGVAYKAQIMPLRALNSLGIGDTTDVIEAIDYAIQNGADIINMSFVGHNYSQGLQDAIQRAWDAGLVIVAASGNDTAEVGENLNKQPSYPVCSDTIEENIVIGVSAVDHNNQKADFSNYGSKCVDISAPGTRFYATQYTNPAYQDFQKAYDGYWTGTSLATPLVSGTVALMKAVNPQISNVQIRDIILSTATNIDQWNSKYKNGELGTGLLNTYQAVKEVYTNFVNQPVAEYIVTAPGAGGGPQVKLFKSNGYLVSSFMAYQENFKGGVNIATGDVNGDGQEEIVTGAGVGGGPHVKIFNQQGELLGHFMAFDETHRNGVKVAVGNVYGDAQAEIITAEMKNSSPLIRIYTSNGHLISQWYAFDQNFKGGVSLSTGDVDGSYLEEIMVGAGVGGGPQVRIFTWQGNVKNQFMAFLETFRGGINVVSGDLDGSGFDEIVSSVFSGVGPYIRVFDKQANLRSQFLGFNENFLGGVNLAQVDLNSDDQAEIIIGAGAGGGPQVRIFDMQGNVKSQFFAYDQNFKGGVNVASLKNN, from the coding sequence ATGAAAATTTTTAAATTTAAAAAAACATTTTTAGCTATTTTAATGCTGATTTTAATATCAGGCTTTTTTAATATTAATTTTAGTCAAGCTTTTTTACCCAATGATCCCTATTATTTAAATGAACAATGGCAATTAGCTAAAATTCGTGTTTCACAGGCTTGGGATTTGACTCAGGGATCGGACAAAGTCGTCGTGGCTTTAATTGATTCTGGGGTAGATATTGATCACGAAGATTTAAAAAATAATATTTGGACCAATTCTAAAGAGATTGCTGGTAATTATAAAGATGATGATAATAATGGATTTGTTGATGATGTCAATGGTTGGGATTTTGTGAATAATAATAATGATCCCCGACCTAAAATTGGGGGTTTATACAACGAAGGCGGTGTTAATCACGGCACAGTGGTGGCTGGCGTGATAGCGGCTGAAACGAATAATAGCTTAGGTTTGGCTGGTGTGGCCTACAAGGCACAAATTATGCCCTTGCGGGCTTTAAATAGCTTGGGAATAGGTGACACAACTGACGTAATTGAAGCGATTGATTATGCTATTCAAAATGGTGCAGATATAATTAACATGAGTTTTGTGGGTCATAATTATAGTCAGGGTTTGCAAGATGCTATTCAGCGCGCCTGGGATGCTGGCTTAGTGATTGTGGCAGCATCTGGGAATGACACGGCCGAGGTGGGTGAAAATTTAAACAAACAACCGTCTTATCCGGTTTGTAGTGATACTATAGAAGAAAATATTGTGATTGGTGTGTCTGCGGTTGATCATAACAACCAAAAGGCTGATTTTTCCAATTATGGTTCTAAGTGTGTAGATATTTCCGCACCAGGTACACGTTTTTATGCTACGCAATATACAAATCCAGCTTATCAAGATTTTCAAAAAGCATATGATGGTTATTGGACAGGCACTTCTTTAGCTACGCCCTTAGTTTCGGGTACGGTAGCTTTAATGAAAGCAGTCAATCCACAAATTTCTAATGTTCAGATTCGTGATATAATATTATCAACAGCGACCAATATAGATCAATGGAATTCTAAATATAAAAATGGCGAGTTGGGTACGGGTTTATTAAATACCTATCAGGCGGTCAAGGAAGTTTATACTAATTTTGTCAATCAGCCTGTGGCCGAATATATTGTGACTGCGCCAGGCGCTGGTGGTGGACCGCAAGTTAAATTATTTAAATCCAATGGTTATTTAGTGAGTTCGTTTATGGCTTATCAAGAAAATTTCAAAGGCGGAGTTAATATAGCAACTGGTGATGTGAATGGTGATGGACAAGAAGAAATTGTAACTGGTGCGGGTGTTGGCGGAGGACCGCATGTTAAAATTTTTAATCAGCAGGGTGAATTGTTGGGTCATTTCATGGCTTTTGATGAAACTCATCGCAATGGAGTTAAAGTAGCTGTAGGCAACGTTTATGGCGATGCACAAGCTGAAATTATTACGGCTGAAATGAAAAATAGCTCACCTTTGATTAGAATTTATACTTCCAATGGACACTTGATTAGTCAATGGTATGCTTTTGATCAAAATTTTAAAGGTGGGGTGAGTTTATCAACCGGCGACGTCGATGGTAGTTATTTAGAAGAAATTATGGTTGGCGCGGGTGTTGGTGGTGGACCACAAGTCAGAATTTTTACTTGGCAGGGGAATGTTAAAAATCAATTTATGGCCTTTTTAGAAACTTTTCGCGGTGGAATTAATGTGGTGAGCGGTGATTTAGATGGGAGTGGTTTTGATGAAATAGTTAGTTCGGTTTTTTCTGGCGTTGGGCCTTATATTCGAGTTTTTGATAAACAAGCCAATCTAAGATCTCAATTCTTAGGTTTTAATGAAAATTTTTTGGGAGGCGTTAATTTAGCTCAGGTTGATTTGAATAGTGATGATCAGGCTGAAATTATTATCGGGGCTGGAGCAGGGGGTGGACCGCAAGTTAGAATTTTTGACATGCAGGGTAATGTTAAATCTCAATTTTTCGCTTATGATCAGAATTTTAAAGGCGGGGTTAATGTGGCTTCATTAAAAAATAATTAA
- a CDS encoding tetratricopeptide repeat protein, producing MNKKKVFIIAIILIVILALGYFLFTKIKVKQQPIDKDLIKINTGLEMDEKQQTTYNEIIEKLNKDKDDYSALIDLARLKQDLLDYDGAIELYNYLLTIKPKDGLVLNNLANVYYNLKNYEKAEEIYLFILDFNPKWTNSYNELFSIYRYHLKDKQSEIEPLLLNGIEKYPEMKIDLMSKLALYYDEMVLDKNKAIEEYQAILELDPENEMVKGELNRLKN from the coding sequence ATGAATAAAAAGAAAGTTTTTATTATAGCTATTATTTTAATAGTTATTTTAGCTTTAGGTTATTTTTTGTTTACTAAAATTAAAGTAAAACAACAGCCTATTGATAAAGATTTAATTAAAATCAATACAGGGTTAGAAATGGATGAGAAGCAACAGACAACCTATAATGAAATTATAGAAAAATTAAACAAAGACAAAGATGATTATAGCGCTTTAATTGATTTAGCACGATTAAAACAAGATTTATTGGATTATGATGGCGCGATTGAACTTTATAACTATTTATTAACCATCAAACCTAAAGATGGTTTGGTTTTAAATAATTTAGCCAATGTCTACTATAATTTAAAGAATTATGAGAAGGCAGAAGAAATTTATTTATTTATTTTAGATTTTAATCCTAAATGGACAAATTCATATAACGAATTATTTAGTATTTACCGCTATCATTTGAAAGACAAGCAATCTGAAATAGAACCTTTATTATTAAACGGCATTGAAAAATATCCCGAAATGAAGATAGATTTAATGTCTAAGTTGGCACTGTATTATGATGAAATGGTTTTAGATAAAAATAAAGCCATTGAAGAATACCAAGCAATATTAGAATTAGATCCAGAGAATGAAATGGTTAAAGGAGAATTAAATAGATTAAAAAATTAA
- a CDS encoding GtrA family protein, translating to MQVIRQYLQQNKNLQQFIRFSLVGVLNTCLDFLVYTGLTRLISFFSQCYLIANFISFVCAVISSYILNKNWTFQDKSKQGNSLKFSKFILVASVGLILNELILFSLVKYVGMYDLLAKAMATILVLIWNFMASKYLVFKK from the coding sequence ATGCAAGTCATAAGACAATATTTACAGCAAAATAAAAATTTGCAGCAATTTATCAGATTTTCTTTGGTTGGGGTTTTAAATACGTGTTTAGATTTTTTAGTTTATACTGGCTTAACACGGTTAATAAGTTTTTTTAGTCAATGTTATTTAATAGCTAATTTTATTTCTTTTGTTTGCGCTGTAATTTCAAGTTATATTTTAAATAAAAATTGGACTTTTCAAGATAAATCTAAGCAAGGCAATTCTTTAAAATTTAGTAAGTTTATTCTTGTGGCGAGCGTGGGTTTGATTTTAAACGAATTAATTTTGTTTAGTTTAGTTAAATATGTCGGGATGTATGATTTACTAGCTAAAGCTATGGCAACAATTTTAGTTTTAATTTGGAATTTTATGGCGAGTAAGTATTTAGTTTTTAAAAAATAA
- a CDS encoding endonuclease domain-containing protein, protein MASFYNQKRQKSTRQRLRNNMTQAEINLWKKLRNSSAGYKFRRQHGVGKYIVDFYCPKLNLIVELEGDVHGLDKQVRKDMKRFKFFEERGFNIKRYTNKDVLNNLDDVLDDLYYFCKKLDLG, encoded by the coding sequence ATGGCTTCATTTTATAATCAAAAACGGCAAAAAAGCACTAGACAGAGGTTGCGTAACAATATGACGCAAGCAGAAATAAATTTATGGAAAAAGTTGAGAAATAGCTCTGCGGGTTATAAATTTAGAAGACAACATGGTGTTGGTAAGTATATTGTAGATTTTTATTGTCCTAAATTGAATTTGATAGTCGAATTGGAAGGAGACGTGCATGGTTTAGATAAACAGGTTAGAAAAGATATGAAAAGATTTAAATTTTTTGAAGAACGTGGTTTTAATATTAAGCGCTATACCAATAAAGATGTTTTAAATAATTTAGATGATGTTTTGGATGATTTATATTATTTTTGTAAGAAGTTGGATTTGGGGTAA